In Parvularculales bacterium, one DNA window encodes the following:
- a CDS encoding N-acetylmuramoyl-L-alanine amidase: MGELFLSPNYNIRPADMPVDMLIMHYTGMASGEAALARLCDPTAKVSAHYLVDQNGAIHKLVAEKNRAWHAGASCWAGREDINSRSIGIEIVNPGHEFGYQNFPVSQMVAVVELAQDIVTRHKIKPPQVLGHSDVAPLRRRDPGEHFDWALLASASVGMWVEPAPIKASANDEIDAAIIQRLLGAYGYQIPTTGYFDDETRAVIRAFQRHFRPARIDGMADASTLSTLEVLLSAARPFGVSTA; this comes from the coding sequence ATGGGCGAATTGTTTCTCTCTCCCAATTATAATATCCGTCCGGCAGATATGCCAGTGGATATGTTGATTATGCATTATACTGGCATGGCATCGGGAGAGGCAGCCCTTGCTAGATTGTGTGATCCGACAGCAAAGGTGAGTGCTCATTATCTAGTGGATCAGAATGGCGCAATTCATAAATTGGTGGCAGAAAAAAACCGTGCGTGGCATGCGGGGGCCTCTTGCTGGGCGGGGCGTGAGGATATCAACAGTCGATCAATAGGTATTGAGATTGTTAATCCGGGTCATGAGTTTGGTTATCAGAATTTTCCGGTATCGCAAATGGTTGCCGTTGTGGAGTTGGCCCAAGACATTGTAACACGCCATAAGATTAAACCTCCGCAGGTCTTGGGTCATTCGGACGTAGCACCCTTACGTCGAAGAGATCCAGGTGAGCATTTTGATTGGGCACTGCTAGCTAGCGCTAGTGTGGGGATGTGGGTTGAGCCTGCCCCTATAAAGGCATCGGCTAACGACGAGATAGATGCCGCTATTATACAGCGCTTGCTCGGCGCTTATGGATACCAGATTCCTACCACAGGATATTTTGATGATGAAACACGTGCAGTCATACGTGCGTTTCAGCGTCACTTTCGCCCAGCACGCATTGATGGTATGGCGGATGCCTCAACACTGTCTACTCTCGAGGTTTTGCTTTCTGCGGCGCGGCCTTTTGGTGTGAGTACTGCTTGA